In Campylobacter vulpis, a genomic segment contains:
- the ccoS gene encoding cbb3-type cytochrome oxidase assembly protein CcoS has translation MNLVIMMMMGVSILVFFIILATLLWGIKNRQFDDDYKFTTLNDDEENLKEAVELERRKKEAVEKKAQKEP, from the coding sequence ATGAATTTGGTTATAATGATGATGATGGGCGTTTCTATCCTCGTTTTTTTCATCATACTTGCGACCTTGCTTTGGGGGATTAAAAATAGGCAATTTGACGATGATTATAAATTCACAACACTAAATGATGATGAAGAAAATCTAAAAGAAGCAGTAGAATTAGAGCGTAGAAAGAAAGAAGCAGTAGAAAAAAAGGCTCAAAAAGAGCCTTAA
- a CDS encoding heavy metal translocating P-type ATPase → MKCEHCKLNFKPEQMREKNGLFFCCKGCESVYEILQDNGLDEFYQRLGNQSLKPVNFSKELKNYDDFIHTTKDGFSEIHLLIHGIECAACIWLNEKILIRQKGILELEINHLNHKAKIVFDPKEISLKEILILIESIGYKASAYDANKNEKKAENLKREFYSKMIVGIACVMNIMWIAVAKYAGFFSGMERDTKDILNFFEFVLATPVLFYTGSSFYKSAFKALKYKNLNMDTLVISGASLAYIYSLWAMFFRVGEVYFDSVAMIICFVFIGKYLEIFSKKRALDTIDGLNDFLQSEVMVFNGEKFEPKDVQKVELNDIILLRTGDKILIDGVCVRGEGSVDCSSLNGENAPQFVKKADEVKSACILIDGKLEYKATKLYKDSTLSQIIKLLEFAGSKKTRLANLVSQISGYFSRTILSLALLCFCFWFFYLNEGVELSLINAISVLIIACPCALALATPVSNLIALSKAFKHHILFKDSSVIENLNKCDFAVFDKTGVLTKTELKIGQFYLNEKLNLDELYTFLALSKHPIAKSVGGFLKQRGAKELNLNFKELQNISARGLKAKLNGELFLGGNEVFLRENHIKIKKRFTNSHFIFAKNNEILAFFELESVLREGAKDLIAYLQKEKKQMMILSGDNEFAVSKIAKELGISYFRASCLPEDKMRELEKLSQHHKILFVGDGVNDALALKFASVSITLREGSDLAIENSDILLLKNDLNSLKTALKLSKFTFKIIKQNLAFSLFYNALSLPLAFLGLINPLIAALSMSFSSIIVVLNALRIKK, encoded by the coding sequence ATGAAATGCGAACATTGTAAATTAAATTTCAAGCCAGAACAAATGCGTGAAAAAAATGGCTTGTTTTTTTGCTGCAAGGGCTGTGAAAGTGTGTATGAAATCTTACAAGATAATGGACTTGATGAGTTTTATCAAAGACTTGGCAATCAAAGCCTAAAGCCCGTTAATTTTAGCAAAGAATTAAAAAATTACGATGATTTTATCCATACGACTAAAGATGGCTTTAGCGAAATTCATCTCCTTATACACGGCATAGAATGTGCTGCTTGCATATGGCTAAATGAAAAAATTTTAATCCGCCAAAAAGGGATTTTAGAGCTTGAAATTAATCATCTTAATCATAAAGCCAAAATCGTTTTCGACCCGAAAGAAATAAGTCTTAAAGAAATTTTAATACTTATTGAGAGCATAGGCTATAAAGCAAGTGCTTATGATGCAAATAAAAATGAAAAAAAAGCAGAGAATTTAAAGCGTGAATTTTACTCCAAAATGATAGTTGGCATTGCTTGCGTGATGAATATAATGTGGATAGCTGTGGCAAAATATGCGGGTTTTTTCAGTGGTATGGAAAGGGACACAAAGGATATTTTAAATTTCTTCGAATTTGTCTTAGCCACCCCTGTGCTTTTTTATACAGGTTCAAGTTTTTATAAAAGTGCTTTTAAAGCCTTGAAATATAAGAATTTAAATATGGACACTCTTGTCATTAGTGGGGCGAGCTTAGCTTATATTTATTCTTTATGGGCGATGTTTTTTAGGGTAGGGGAAGTATATTTTGACTCTGTGGCTATGATTATTTGCTTTGTTTTTATAGGTAAATATTTGGAGATTTTTAGCAAAAAACGCGCCCTTGATACCATAGATGGCTTAAATGATTTTTTGCAAAGCGAAGTGATGGTTTTTAATGGAGAGAAATTTGAACCAAAAGATGTGCAAAAAGTAGAGCTTAATGATATTATTTTGCTAAGAACTGGAGATAAAATTTTAATAGACGGAGTTTGCGTAAGGGGTGAAGGTAGTGTTGATTGCTCTTCCTTAAACGGCGAAAACGCTCCACAATTTGTCAAAAAAGCAGATGAAGTAAAATCCGCTTGCATTTTAATAGACGGAAAACTAGAATACAAAGCTACCAAACTTTACAAAGACTCCACTCTCTCACAAATCATCAAACTTTTAGAATTTGCAGGCTCTAAAAAGACAAGGTTGGCTAATCTTGTCAGTCAAATCAGCGGCTATTTTTCAAGGACAATTTTAAGTCTAGCCTTGCTTTGCTTTTGCTTTTGGTTTTTCTATCTTAATGAAGGCGTAGAACTTTCACTCATCAATGCAATTTCTGTTTTAATTATAGCCTGTCCTTGTGCCCTAGCCCTTGCAACTCCTGTAAGTAATTTAATCGCCCTAAGCAAGGCTTTTAAGCATCATATTCTTTTTAAAGATTCTAGTGTCATTGAGAATTTAAATAAATGTGATTTTGCCGTTTTTGATAAAACAGGCGTTTTAACAAAAACAGAACTTAAAATCGGGCAGTTTTACCTTAATGAAAAACTTAATCTTGATGAGCTTTACACCTTTTTAGCCCTTTCAAAACACCCCATAGCAAAAAGTGTTGGAGGATTTTTAAAGCAAAGAGGAGCTAAAGAGCTAAATTTAAATTTTAAAGAACTTCAAAATATCAGTGCTAGGGGATTGAAAGCAAAATTAAATGGAGAGCTTTTTTTAGGAGGAAATGAAGTTTTTTTAAGAGAAAATCACATTAAAATAAAAAAACGCTTCACAAATTCCCATTTTATCTTCGCTAAAAATAACGAAATTTTAGCATTTTTTGAGCTAGAAAGCGTCTTAAGAGAGGGAGCTAAAGACCTAATAGCATATTTACAAAAAGAAAAAAAACAAATGATGATTCTAAGCGGAGATAATGAATTTGCCGTTAGTAAAATCGCCAAAGAGCTTGGAATTTCATATTTTAGAGCTTCTTGTTTGCCAGAAGATAAAATGAGAGAATTGGAAAAACTTTCGCAACACCACAAAATTTTATTTGTGGGAGATGGGGTTAATGACGCTTTAGCCTTAAAATTTGCTTCTGTTTCTATCACGCTAAGAGAGGGGAGTGATTTGGCTATTGAAAATAGTGATATTTTGCTTTTAAAAAATGACTTAAATTCCTTAAAAACAGCTCTTAAACTTTCTAAATTTACTTTTAAAATTATCAAGCAAAATTTAGCTTTTTCACTTTTTTACAATGCTCTTAGCCTACCTTTAGCCTTTTTAGGTCTCATTAATCCTCTCATCGCAGCACTATCGATGTCTTTTAGTAGTATAATAGTCGTTTTAAATGCACTAAGGATTAAAAAATGA
- the rho gene encoding transcription termination factor Rho — protein MEKEKKHQRTHIPVEGYKIEDLKLLDLENLVKIANECEIENPREFRRQELIFEILKAQTKKGGFILFTGILELSPEGYGFLRGMDANLSDSVNDAYVSNSQIRKFALRVGDIVTGQVREPKDQEKYYALLKIEAINYLPLKEAKERPLFDNLTPIFPTEKIKLEYEAMKLTGRVLDLFTPIGKGQRGLIVAPPRTGKTELMKELATAIAKNHPEMHLIVLLVDERPEEVTDMQRCVKGEVFSSTFDLPAYNHVRVAELVIEKAKRMVEMGKDVIILLDSITRLARAYNTATPSSGKVLSGGVDANALHKPKRFFGAARNIENGGSLTIIATALIDTGSRMDEVIFEEFKGTGNSEIVLDRNISDRRIYPAINIIKSGTRKEELLQGVTNLQKIWAIRSAISQMDDVEALKFLYSKMLKTKDNIELLSIMNE, from the coding sequence ATGGAAAAAGAGAAAAAACATCAAAGAACCCACATTCCCGTTGAGGGCTATAAAATAGAAGATTTAAAGCTGCTTGACTTAGAAAATTTGGTTAAGATTGCAAACGAATGTGAGATAGAAAATCCTAGAGAATTTCGCAGACAAGAGTTAATTTTTGAAATTTTAAAAGCACAAACTAAAAAAGGCGGCTTTATCCTTTTTACGGGGATTTTAGAGCTTAGTCCCGAAGGATATGGCTTTTTAAGGGGTATGGATGCAAATTTAAGTGATAGCGTAAATGACGCCTATGTTTCAAATTCGCAAATTCGCAAATTCGCTTTAAGAGTAGGCGATATCGTTACAGGACAGGTTAGAGAGCCAAAGGATCAAGAGAAATATTATGCACTTTTAAAGATTGAAGCGATTAATTATCTCCCACTAAAAGAGGCGAAAGAAAGACCGCTTTTTGATAATCTTACCCCCATTTTTCCCACAGAAAAAATCAAGCTTGAATATGAGGCGATGAAGCTTACCGGCAGAGTGCTAGATCTTTTCACGCCCATAGGTAAGGGACAAAGAGGACTTATAGTCGCACCTCCTCGCACGGGTAAAACAGAGCTGATGAAAGAATTAGCCACAGCGATTGCCAAAAATCACCCAGAAATGCACTTAATTGTGCTTTTAGTTGATGAAAGACCTGAGGAGGTTACTGATATGCAGCGTTGTGTCAAGGGAGAAGTATTTAGCTCGACTTTTGATTTGCCTGCTTATAATCATGTGCGTGTGGCTGAGCTTGTTATAGAAAAAGCAAAAAGAATGGTAGAAATGGGTAAAGATGTCATCATCTTGCTAGATAGCATTACCCGCCTTGCAAGGGCTTATAATACTGCTACTCCAAGCTCTGGTAAGGTTTTAAGTGGAGGCGTGGATGCAAACGCTTTGCATAAACCAAAACGCTTTTTTGGTGCAGCCAGAAATATAGAAAACGGAGGTTCTTTAACCATCATTGCCACGGCTCTTATTGACACAGGTTCAAGAATGGACGAAGTGATTTTCGAGGAATTTAAAGGCACGGGAAATAGTGAAATCGTGCTAGATAGAAATATTTCAGATAGAAGAATTTATCCTGCGATTAATATTATCAAATCAGGCACAAGAAAAGAGGAGCTTTTACAAGGGGTTACAAATCTGCAAAAAATTTGGGCGATTCGCTCTGCTATTTCGCAAATGGACGATGTGGAGGCGTTGAAATTTCTTTATTCTAAAATGCTTAAAACAAAAGATAATATCGAGCTTTTATCTATAATGAATGAGTAA
- a CDS encoding DNA polymerase III subunit gamma/tau: MLQALAIKYRPKTFDELIGQKAVSASLEYALNSKRLAHAYLFSGLRGSGKTSSARIFSRALVCDEGPNATPCGVCKQCVAALEGKHIDIIEMDAASNRGLEDIQSLIEQTKYAPSMARFKIFIIDEVHMLTTQAANALLKTLEEPPNYVKFILATTDPLKLPATVLSRTQHFRFKQIAQNEILTHLKDILNKEDVKFEEEALKFLARSGNGSLRDTLTLLDQAIIFSENHISTAKITEMLGFLDPSKIKEFYRAILHKDREKVFEFLEELQDYEASSVIDEMLFYLKESFFARSEEFSTLIYERFFRILSRAKNLLCDDDGFTLCVMAFMMMEASHLKEIDTQINELQNQIKTPTNEPQKENIKLEILKPQISQNAYELLLEKIYDRDYELAECFKQSTKFIAYENEVLIISSHAQGQNRTLLNQGFKIIRELLRENFGTNAKIEVRKELVIDESKLQSLKQNVNQNDLNSQFDELRKDAKKADPQGEAKEALKQCFGDPRVE; the protein is encoded by the coding sequence ATGCTTCAAGCTTTAGCCATTAAATACCGTCCAAAAACTTTTGATGAGTTAATCGGACAAAAGGCTGTGAGTGCGAGTTTAGAATATGCACTTAATTCTAAACGCCTCGCACACGCCTATCTTTTTTCAGGACTTCGTGGGAGTGGGAAAACTTCAAGTGCGAGGATTTTCTCTCGTGCTTTGGTGTGCGATGAGGGACCAAATGCCACGCCTTGCGGGGTTTGTAAGCAATGCGTAGCTGCACTTGAGGGTAAGCACATCGACATTATAGAAATGGACGCTGCGAGTAATAGAGGACTTGAAGATATACAAAGTCTTATAGAGCAGACCAAATACGCCCCTTCAATGGCACGTTTTAAAATTTTCATCATTGATGAGGTGCATATGCTCACCACTCAAGCGGCTAATGCTTTACTTAAGACCCTTGAAGAGCCACCAAATTATGTTAAATTTATACTTGCTACGACTGACCCTTTGAAACTTCCTGCCACAGTGCTTTCACGCACTCAACATTTTCGCTTTAAACAAATCGCACAAAATGAAATTTTAACGCATCTTAAAGATATTTTAAATAAAGAAGATGTGAAATTTGAAGAGGAAGCTTTGAAATTTTTAGCACGCAGTGGAAATGGCTCTTTAAGAGATACACTCACGCTTTTAGACCAAGCGATTATTTTTAGTGAAAATCACATTAGCACGGCGAAAATCACAGAAATGCTAGGCTTTTTAGACCCGTCCAAAATTAAGGAATTTTACCGTGCTATTTTGCATAAAGATAGAGAGAAAGTGTTTGAGTTTTTAGAGGAACTTCAGGACTATGAGGCAAGTAGCGTAATTGATGAAATGTTATTTTACCTTAAAGAAAGCTTTTTTGCTAGAAGTGAGGAGTTTTCAACCTTAATTTATGAAAGATTTTTTAGAATACTTTCAAGAGCTAAGAATTTACTTTGCGATGATGATGGATTTACGCTTTGCGTGATGGCTTTTATGATGATGGAAGCGAGTCATTTAAAAGAAATCGATACGCAAATAAATGAACTTCAAAATCAAATTAAAACCCCGACAAATGAGCCTCAAAAAGAAAATATTAAGCTAGAAATTTTAAAACCGCAAATAAGTCAAAATGCTTATGAGCTTTTGCTTGAAAAAATTTATGATAGGGATTATGAACTCGCTGAATGCTTTAAGCAAAGCACGAAATTTATAGCTTATGAAAATGAGGTTTTGATTATTAGTTCTCATGCACAAGGGCAAAACCGCACTTTACTCAATCAAGGCTTTAAGATCATACGAGAATTATTAAGAGAAAATTTTGGCACAAATGCTAAGATAGAAGTAAGAAAAGAGCTCGTCATAGACGAAAGTAAATTGCAAAGTCTTAAGCAAAATGTTAATCAAAATGATTTAAATTCGCAATTTGATGAACTCCGTAAAGATGCTAAAAAGGCAGACCCACAAGGCGAAGCTAAAGAGGCTTTAAAGCAGTGTTTTGGCGATCCTCGAGTAGAGTAA
- a CDS encoding thiolase family protein yields the protein MQEVVVVAAKRTAIGSFLGSLKQTKAVELVSMLTQSLLDETRANKGLINELILGQVLGAGCGQNVARQALINSGISVKKTAYTINMLCGSGLKAVQLGFDSIRFNNADLLLCGGVENMSLAPFLLENARLGYKMGQQNLTDSMIKDGIWCALSDCHMGITAENLAKKYELSREEQDEFALNSQLKAAEAIKNKAFEAEILPLKIQDKKKEFLFSEDEFVRKDASLEALSRLKPAFDKNGTVTAGNSSGVNDGAAMLLLSSKEKALELNLPILATLKGFASVGVEPSIMGIGAAFAAQKVLEKTHFGIDDMELIEANEAFAAQSLATLKELKADANRVNVNGGAIALGHPIGASGARILTSLIYALRARGKNLGLATLCVGGGQGIAAVLEIER from the coding sequence ATTCAAGAAGTGGTTGTAGTAGCCGCGAAAAGAACGGCTATTGGTTCTTTTTTGGGGAGCTTAAAGCAAACGAAAGCCGTAGAGCTTGTAAGTATGCTAACTCAGTCTTTGCTTGATGAAACGAGGGCTAATAAGGGCTTGATTAATGAGCTTATTTTAGGACAAGTTTTAGGAGCTGGCTGTGGGCAAAATGTGGCACGCCAAGCCTTGATAAATAGCGGTATAAGTGTCAAAAAAACAGCATATACAATCAATATGCTTTGCGGTTCGGGCTTGAAAGCTGTCCAGCTTGGTTTTGACTCTATCCGTTTTAATAATGCAGATTTGCTTTTATGTGGAGGCGTTGAAAATATGTCCTTAGCACCCTTTTTGCTTGAAAATGCTAGACTTGGTTATAAAATGGGACAGCAAAATTTAACCGATAGTATGATAAAAGATGGAATTTGGTGTGCTTTGAGTGATTGTCATATGGGCATTACAGCAGAAAATTTAGCGAAAAAATATGAGCTTTCACGCGAAGAACAAGATGAATTTGCACTCAACTCTCAACTAAAAGCCGCAGAAGCTATTAAAAATAAGGCTTTTGAGGCAGAAATTTTACCCTTAAAAATTCAAGATAAGAAAAAAGAATTTCTTTTTAGTGAAGATGAATTTGTGCGTAAAGATGCAAGTTTGGAAGCCTTGTCGCGTTTAAAACCTGCCTTTGATAAAAATGGCACTGTTACTGCTGGTAACTCTTCTGGGGTTAATGACGGAGCAGCTATGCTCTTATTGAGCTCTAAAGAAAAAGCCCTTGAGTTAAATTTACCCATTTTAGCAACCTTAAAAGGCTTTGCTAGTGTGGGTGTAGAGCCTAGCATTATGGGTATAGGTGCGGCTTTTGCAGCACAAAAGGTGCTTGAAAAAACGCATTTTGGCATTGATGATATGGAGCTTATAGAGGCAAATGAGGCTTTTGCAGCACAAAGTTTAGCTACACTTAAAGAGCTTAAAGCTGACGCTAATAGGGTAAATGTCAATGGGGGTGCTATTGCTTTAGGACACCCCATAGGAGCGAGTGGAGCGAGAATATTAACAAGTCTCATTTATGCCTTAAGAGCTAGAGGTAAGAATTTAGGTTTAGCGACTTTGTGTGTGGGTGGCGGACAAGGAATCGCTGCTGTGCTTGAGATAGAAAGGTAA
- a CDS encoding CoA transferase subunit A, giving the protein MNKIITNLNEAFKDIRDGVTLLVGGFGLCGIPEYAIAKIKELGVKDLTIVSNNCGVDDFGLGILLQNKQIKKIIASYVGENKTFEQQFINGELEVVLTPQGTLAEQLRAGGAGIAGFYTRTGVGTLVAEGKEHKEFDGKTYILERGIRGDFALVKAQKADKFGNLIFNKTARNFNPLCAMAGQITLAEVEEIVDEIEPDSVHLSGIYVDFVYQGKDYEKRIEKIITKG; this is encoded by the coding sequence ATGAATAAAATCATTACAAATTTAAATGAGGCTTTTAAAGACATAAGAGACGGCGTAACGCTGTTGGTTGGTGGGTTTGGTTTATGTGGGATTCCTGAATATGCTATCGCAAAGATTAAAGAACTTGGAGTTAAGGATTTGACCATAGTGAGTAATAATTGCGGTGTTGATGATTTTGGTTTGGGGATTTTGCTGCAAAATAAGCAAATTAAAAAAATCATCGCCTCTTATGTTGGGGAAAATAAAACTTTCGAACAGCAATTTATTAACGGTGAGCTTGAAGTTGTTCTCACACCGCAAGGCACACTTGCCGAGCAGCTTAGAGCAGGTGGGGCTGGAATAGCTGGCTTTTATACGCGAACAGGCGTTGGCACTTTGGTTGCGGAGGGAAAGGAGCATAAAGAATTTGACGGAAAAACTTATATTTTAGAAAGAGGCATTAGGGGTGATTTTGCCTTAGTTAAGGCACAAAAAGCAGATAAATTTGGAAATCTTATCTTTAATAAAACAGCTAGAAATTTTAATCCCCTTTGTGCGATGGCAGGTCAAATAACCCTAGCTGAAGTGGAAGAAATCGTTGATGAAATAGAGCCTGATAGTGTGCATTTAAGCGGAATTTATGTGGATTTTGTCTATCAGGGAAAAGACTATGAAAAACGCATAGAAAAAATTATCACAAAAGGATAA
- a CDS encoding 3-oxoacid CoA-transferase subunit B gives MSKELIVKRAAKEIQNGMYINLGIGIPTLIADEIEKMNLKVFLQSENGLLGIGAYPTKEQVDADLINAGKETVTAVKGASFFDSAQSFAMIRGGHIDLAILGGMEVSQRGDLANYMIPGKLVKGMGGAMDLVSGAKSIVVVMEHTNKHGESKVKKECTLPLTGRAVVNKLITELGVFEFENGEMFLVELMQGVSLEELKAKTEAEFKIKLKGV, from the coding sequence ATGTCAAAAGAACTCATAGTTAAAAGAGCAGCTAAGGAAATTCAAAATGGAATGTATATTAACCTAGGCATTGGTATCCCAACTCTCATCGCTGACGAAATAGAAAAGATGAATTTAAAAGTCTTTTTGCAGTCTGAAAATGGGCTTTTGGGTATAGGTGCGTATCCTACAAAAGAGCAAGTTGATGCGGATTTAATCAACGCAGGCAAGGAGACGGTTACGGCGGTTAAGGGGGCTAGCTTTTTTGATAGTGCCCAAAGCTTTGCGATGATACGCGGTGGGCATATTGATTTAGCGATTTTAGGAGGAATGGAAGTCTCACAAAGGGGGGATTTGGCTAATTATATGATACCGGGCAAACTTGTCAAGGGTATGGGCGGGGCTATGGATTTAGTTAGCGGTGCGAAAAGCATAGTGGTGGTTATGGAGCATACGAATAAGCACGGAGAAAGTAAGGTAAAAAAAGAATGCACCCTACCTCTAACAGGAAGAGCAGTGGTAAATAAGCTTATCACGGAGCTTGGAGTTTTTGAATTTGAAAATGGCGAAATGTTTTTGGTGGAACTGATGCAAGGAGTTAGCTTAGAAGAGCTAAAGGCAAAAACTGAAGCGGAATTTAAAATAAAATTGAAAGGTGTTTAA
- a CDS encoding TIGR00366 family protein, protein MLRAFTQICVNLASKWLPDSFVLVAVLTLFVFLSVWGFTSQEPLQIVQNWGNGAWNLLAFSMQMALVLVLGQALASAKIISSFLQKLASIPKGYFSAILLVTFLGLVANLINWGFGLVISAIFAKEIAKKVKGVDYRLLIAAAYSGFVVWHGGLSGSIPLTLSSGGEALAKSTAGILTEGIPSSMTIFSGFNLTIIAIIVVCLPFLLASIHPTKENTLEIDKKLLEQENKDLEVINHSKDKSLAVWLENSFWVSASISILGFVYIVSYFVKGGDLNLNIINTIFLFLGILLHKKPASYIKAINTAAKNAAGILLQFPFYAGIIGMMVAGGEHSLASMLSQFFISISNSDTFALFAFWSAGFVNIFVPSGGGQWAVQAPIMIPAGLELGISPAVTSMAIAWGDAWTNMIQPFWALPALAIAGLGAKDIMGYCVITLLFTGLVISLGFLFLV, encoded by the coding sequence ATGTTAAGAGCTTTTACTCAAATCTGTGTTAATTTAGCATCAAAATGGCTTCCTGATTCTTTTGTTTTGGTGGCTGTTTTAACGCTTTTTGTTTTTTTATCGGTATGGGGTTTTACAAGTCAAGAGCCTTTACAAATTGTGCAAAATTGGGGTAATGGGGCTTGGAATTTACTTGCTTTTTCTATGCAAATGGCTTTGGTTTTAGTTTTGGGTCAAGCCCTAGCAAGCGCTAAGATTATATCCTCTTTTTTGCAAAAACTTGCCTCCATACCTAAGGGTTATTTTAGTGCTATTTTGTTGGTTACTTTTCTTGGACTTGTGGCTAATCTTATAAATTGGGGTTTTGGACTGGTTATATCAGCGATTTTTGCAAAAGAAATTGCAAAAAAGGTTAAAGGTGTGGATTATCGTTTGCTTATAGCGGCAGCTTATTCTGGCTTTGTAGTATGGCACGGCGGACTTTCAGGCTCTATACCGCTAACCTTATCAAGCGGAGGTGAAGCTTTAGCGAAAAGCACGGCGGGAATTTTGACTGAGGGTATCCCTAGCTCTATGACGATATTTTCGGGTTTTAATCTTACTATTATTGCTATTATTGTAGTGTGTTTGCCCTTTTTACTTGCTTCTATCCACCCTACTAAAGAAAATACTTTAGAGATAGACAAAAAGCTTTTAGAGCAAGAAAATAAAGATTTAGAGGTTATTAATCATAGCAAAGATAAAAGTTTAGCCGTTTGGCTTGAGAATAGTTTTTGGGTTAGTGCTTCCATTTCTATTTTGGGTTTTGTGTATATTGTGTCGTATTTTGTTAAGGGTGGGGATTTAAATTTAAATATTATTAATACAATTTTTCTATTTTTAGGAATTTTACTTCATAAAAAACCTGCTTCGTATATTAAGGCTATCAATACTGCTGCGAAAAATGCGGCGGGGATTTTACTGCAATTTCCTTTCTATGCGGGGATTATCGGCATGATGGTTGCTGGTGGAGAGCATAGTCTTGCAAGTATGCTATCGCAATTTTTCATTAGCATTTCAAATTCCGATACCTTTGCACTTTTTGCTTTTTGGAGTGCAGGTTTTGTGAATATTTTTGTGCCTTCAGGTGGAGGGCAGTGGGCTGTGCAAGCACCTATTATGATACCTGCTGGATTAGAGCTTGGGATAAGTCCTGCGGTAACTTCTATGGCTATTGCTTGGGGGGACGCTTGGACAAATATGATTCAGCCATTTTGGGCTTTACCAGCACTTGCTATCGCAGGACTTGGTGCGAAAGACATTATGGGCTATTGTGTTATTACGCTTTTATTTACGGGCTTGGTAATTAGTCTTGGGTTTTTATTTTTGGTCTAA
- the nrfH gene encoding cytochrome c nitrite reductase small subunit: MGQKRAFTNLFGIFLLLIFALFAVGFYTFYNAKGISYFSNSSESCNNCHIMNEVYNDYLAGSHSKKVKGESRASCADCHLPHQGMEKWIAKAESGLAHAYAFTFKLDELPTNLSATQKSKEMVQNNCIRCHGDYAAVAVNSTTNPHADSSLSCVSCHSDVGHKRGF; the protein is encoded by the coding sequence TTGGGGCAAAAAAGAGCTTTTACGAATCTTTTTGGAATTTTTTTACTTTTGATTTTTGCTTTGTTTGCGGTGGGTTTTTATACTTTTTACAACGCAAAAGGCATTTCTTATTTTAGCAATTCAAGTGAGTCTTGCAATAATTGTCATATTATGAACGAGGTTTATAATGATTACTTGGCAGGTTCGCACTCCAAGAAAGTGAAAGGCGAATCGCGTGCAAGTTGTGCGGATTGTCATTTGCCACATCAAGGAATGGAAAAATGGATAGCAAAAGCTGAAAGTGGTCTAGCTCACGCTTATGCTTTTACCTTTAAACTTGATGAGTTGCCGACAAATTTGAGTGCAACGCAAAAAAGTAAGGAAATGGTGCAAAATAACTGCATTCGTTGCCACGGTGATTACGCTGCGGTGGCTGTAAATTCGACAACAAATCCTCACGCAGACAGCTCTTTGAGTTGTGTATCGTGTCATAGTGATGTTGGTCATAAACGCGGATTTTAA